From Deltaproteobacteria bacterium, the proteins below share one genomic window:
- the lon gene encoding endopeptidase La, which translates to MAEQQRIVIGTEQVEVPSTLPVLPVRDAVVFPGMTVPLSIGRARSLAALDEAGDAGLLLVATQRNPKDEEPALEALHPVATIARVVRTTEAPQGAKQAIVIGIIRARFVTAPSTGRAQRAAVTPILDSREPSAELSAANARVVELSHRLIDLRDDYPDEWKQIVTNIPAPGLLADMVAASQQMTGEQRIGLLTEVDPAKRLWTVARVLEREITIAETQKTLRSQEEEEPVDPKRRERLLRRRMRDIQEELGEAAGGEREADELAEKLEAAQLPEHARAHAERELKRFRALQQNAPDRHLLRTYLEWLADLPWSKETEDHLDIGDARRVLDEDHHGLAKVKDRILEYLAVRKLAPGAKAPILCFVGPPGVGKTSLGKSIARAMARKLTRASLGGVRDEAEIRGHRRTYVGAMPGRVLQSLRRAGSRNPVFLLDEVDKLGADFRGDPSSALLEVLDPEQNATFSDHYLEIPFDLSRVMFIATANTLSTIPPALLDRMEVIELAGYTEREKLAIAAQHLIPKQRDAHGLKAEQVDVSEDAVARVVHEYTREAGVRNLDRLIATLFRKVAAKIAGDPALVPLRVDAEFAAEALGAPPHLPDIAERAEQAGVVVGLAATNAGGDILFIEANVTPGGEGVRLRLTGQLGDVMKESAEAALSWVRANADALGIISSALAGCEIHLHVPAGAVPKDGPSAGVALVTAIVSALSGRRANGHVAMTGEISLRGNVLPVGGIKQKLLAAQRAGVTTVLIPRRNTKDLVEVPAEVLEKLEVVPIDEIGEALARALER; encoded by the coding sequence CGCTCGCCGCCCTCGACGAAGCCGGCGACGCCGGCCTGCTGCTCGTCGCGACGCAGCGCAATCCCAAGGACGAGGAGCCCGCGCTCGAGGCGCTGCATCCGGTCGCGACGATCGCGCGCGTGGTGCGCACCACCGAAGCGCCCCAAGGCGCGAAGCAAGCGATCGTGATCGGCATCATCCGCGCGCGCTTCGTCACCGCGCCGTCAACCGGGCGCGCCCAGCGGGCGGCGGTCACGCCGATCCTCGACTCGCGCGAGCCGAGCGCGGAGCTCTCCGCCGCGAACGCGCGGGTCGTCGAGCTGTCGCACCGCCTGATCGATCTGCGCGACGACTACCCCGACGAGTGGAAGCAGATCGTCACGAACATCCCAGCGCCCGGGCTGCTGGCGGACATGGTCGCTGCGAGCCAGCAGATGACGGGAGAGCAGCGCATCGGGCTGCTCACCGAGGTCGACCCTGCGAAGCGCCTCTGGACCGTGGCGCGCGTGCTCGAGCGCGAGATCACGATCGCCGAGACGCAGAAGACGCTGCGCTCCCAAGAGGAAGAAGAGCCGGTCGACCCGAAGCGCCGCGAGCGTCTCCTGCGCCGGCGGATGCGCGACATCCAAGAAGAGCTCGGCGAGGCTGCGGGCGGCGAGCGCGAGGCCGACGAGCTCGCCGAGAAGCTGGAGGCCGCTCAGCTGCCCGAGCACGCGCGCGCGCACGCGGAGCGCGAGCTGAAGCGCTTCCGCGCGCTGCAGCAGAACGCGCCGGACCGGCACTTGTTACGGACCTACCTCGAGTGGCTCGCCGACCTGCCGTGGTCGAAGGAGACCGAGGATCACCTCGACATCGGCGACGCGCGCAGAGTGCTCGATGAAGACCACCACGGCCTCGCGAAGGTGAAGGACCGCATCCTCGAGTACCTCGCGGTGCGCAAGCTCGCGCCGGGCGCGAAGGCGCCGATCCTGTGCTTCGTCGGCCCGCCCGGCGTGGGCAAGACCTCGCTCGGCAAGTCGATCGCGCGCGCGATGGCGCGCAAGCTCACGCGCGCCTCGCTCGGCGGCGTGCGCGACGAAGCCGAGATCCGCGGCCATCGCCGCACCTACGTCGGCGCGATGCCGGGCCGCGTTCTGCAGAGCCTGCGCCGCGCGGGCTCGCGCAACCCCGTGTTCCTACTCGACGAGGTCGACAAGCTCGGCGCCGACTTCCGCGGCGACCCGTCGTCCGCGCTGCTCGAAGTGCTCGACCCCGAGCAGAACGCGACCTTCAGCGATCACTACCTCGAGATTCCGTTCGACCTCTCGCGCGTGATGTTCATCGCGACGGCGAACACGCTCTCGACCATTCCGCCCGCGCTGCTCGACCGCATGGAGGTGATCGAGCTCGCGGGTTACACGGAGCGCGAGAAGCTCGCGATCGCGGCGCAGCACCTGATCCCGAAGCAGCGCGACGCGCACGGCCTGAAGGCCGAGCAGGTCGACGTGAGCGAGGACGCCGTCGCGCGCGTGGTGCACGAGTACACGCGCGAGGCCGGCGTGCGAAACCTCGATCGCCTGATCGCGACGCTGTTCCGCAAAGTCGCCGCGAAGATCGCGGGCGATCCCGCACTGGTCCCGCTGCGCGTCGACGCCGAATTTGCGGCCGAGGCATTAGGGGCGCCGCCCCACCTGCCCGACATCGCGGAGCGCGCCGAGCAGGCGGGCGTCGTGGTCGGCCTCGCTGCCACGAACGCGGGCGGCGACATCCTGTTCATCGAGGCGAACGTGACGCCCGGCGGCGAGGGCGTGCGACTGCGCCTCACCGGCCAGCTCGGCGACGTGATGAAGGAGTCCGCCGAGGCCGCGCTCTCGTGGGTGCGCGCGAACGCGGACGCGCTGGGGATCATCTCCAGCGCTCTCGCCGGCTGCGAGATCCACCTCCACGTGCCCGCGGGCGCGGTGCCCAAGGACGGCCCGAGCGCGGGCGTTGCACTTGTTACGGCGATCGTGTCCGCGCTCTCGGGCCGCCGCGCGAATGGCCACGTCGCGATGACGGGAGAGATCTCGCTGCGCGGCAATGTGCTGCCCGTCGGCGGCATCAAGCAGAAGCTGCTCGCTGCGCAGCGCGCCGGCGTGACCACCGTGCTGATCCCGCGCCGCAACACGAAGGACCTCGTCGAGGTACCGGCGGAGGTGCTGGAGAAGCTCGAGGTCGTTCCGATCGACGAGATCGGGGAGGCGCTCGCGCGGGCGCTCGAGCGCTAG
- the kdsA gene encoding 3-deoxy-8-phosphooctulonate synthase, with protein sequence MARTARIGAIEIGGGWPLALIAGLNVIEAEDETLDVARRVRDAAARHGFPFVFKASCDKANRSSLASYRGPGFDEGLRILARVKRELGVPVLTDVHEPPQAKQAAAVCDALQVPAFLCRQTDLLLACAATGLPVNVKKGQFMAPDDMRLAVAKIEAGGGAALVTERGTSFGYGDLVVDMRSLVRLRAFAPVCFDATHAVQRPGAAGDATGGEREMVAPLARGAVAVGIDALFLEVHPDPERAPCDGASQLGFEALEALLAQLRRLESARG encoded by the coding sequence ATGGCGCGGACAGCTCGCATCGGCGCGATCGAGATTGGCGGCGGCTGGCCGCTCGCTCTGATCGCTGGCCTGAACGTGATCGAGGCCGAGGACGAGACGCTCGACGTCGCGCGCCGCGTGCGCGACGCCGCCGCGCGCCACGGCTTCCCCTTCGTGTTCAAAGCCTCGTGCGACAAGGCGAACCGCTCGTCGCTCGCGAGCTACCGCGGCCCGGGCTTCGACGAGGGGCTGCGCATCCTCGCGCGCGTGAAGCGCGAGCTCGGCGTGCCCGTGTTGACGGACGTGCACGAGCCGCCGCAGGCGAAGCAAGCCGCCGCGGTGTGCGACGCGCTGCAGGTGCCCGCGTTCCTGTGCCGCCAGACCGACTTGTTATTGGCGTGCGCCGCCACGGGCCTGCCGGTGAACGTGAAGAAGGGCCAGTTCATGGCGCCCGACGACATGCGCCTCGCCGTCGCAAAGATCGAGGCGGGCGGCGGTGCAGCGCTGGTGACGGAGCGCGGCACGAGCTTCGGCTACGGCGATCTCGTCGTGGACATGCGCAGCCTCGTGCGCCTGCGCGCCTTCGCGCCGGTGTGCTTCGACGCGACGCACGCGGTGCAGCGCCCCGGGGCTGCAGGCGACGCCACGGGCGGCGAGCGCGAGATGGTCGCGCCGCTCGCGCGCGGCGCGGTGGCGGTGGGTATCGACGCGCTGTTCCTCGAGGTGCACCCCGACCCCGAGCGCGCGCCGTGCGACGGCGCGAGTCAGCTCGGATTCGAGGCGCTCGAGGCGCTGCTCGCGCAGCTGCGGCGCCTCGAGTCCGCGCGCGGCTAG